In Micromonospora sp. WMMA1363, a genomic segment contains:
- a CDS encoding adenylate/guanylate cyclase domain-containing protein, translating into MTCSVCGTVAVPGARFCHNCGAALPAAATLPATERRVVTVLFGDLSDFTSWSEDLDPERVGAVTDRVLAALAGAVKTFGGHVDKLTGDGIMAVFGAPVAHEDDAERAVRAALSMQRAVRRVLDDERGGGAPLGLRVGLNTGDVIAGIQAAIEYTVIGDTVNTAARLADAAAVGAVYAGARTAAATRHVASWRALRPLRLKGKREPVEAYELLGLLDAPGTRSGLGDEAPFVGRETEIGRAAGRLAEVVDRGEPRVLLMTAEAGIGKSRFAAEVERLAAGYEVGAGRFAAHTGARVLSIRCAAFGERRRLGPLADLVRAAVGLPTDAATALTRPAVEERLRRLGQRLGRVGGGLAPIATEHLLALLGYAELPSGVPTDQGEWSPAAQAADVDAIPNAVADLLSALAGEAPLVVVVDDLHNATTETIRALGVSLSRLTGPALVLLLGRPELVRTAGALTLVADAEVHALPPLRGADAARLLTSYLGGGRLPQADTDRLLATALGNPFYLAELVTLLMERGALTVGVGSGWRLAPGSLGSRLLSRDLAAVLAARIDALPPDARSVLRDAAVVGDDVPAGTLEALREQRTGRDGRPAAVVAVELERAVEELLQRRMLHRTRVGYAFATPLMREAAYAGVSKAELAERHAALARWAATDPPAGAPAPGGFTEAARDDFVAEHVERATVLADAVGLRPDASARVVITLGVAALGRAARRSLNAGEPALAVEYAERAAELARGAVPAADRVVHARALLQVGRPTDALAFAEKIAANAGDEAATRAGSLLLAGQAHQTMGDQGRAVTCWQEALQVATAQGLPALRASAMRRLGMADFIAGRLGQASSRLAASYQVSLTVQDRRGQAWSLQNLAWVTTTRGDFAGTDAVLGRAARLFAELKDPYGRAWLRGTTAFARLLAGRLREACRMARVFLPFGERVGEEWAVGTLRAVEAFATAELGDLAEADRAARRAYRDFAAVSDDWGRGFALVVRGVIARGLGEPEHAADLLTDALGYAGRTSHPLLTGMAGTLRGFVALDMGDFDLAERDARAVLTAVEPHNPQAPAQAAPRVLLATARLAAGDSATAVGLLAPVATAAFNAPTLLFSRCQTMARYGSALLAHGQWEQALDWARRAVTVPAEDVRSQVVAAGVLAEALAAAGRLAEARASAEEAVRLAYATGQRSERRAADALLARLTSG; encoded by the coding sequence GTGACCTGCTCGGTGTGTGGAACCGTCGCCGTCCCCGGGGCGCGGTTCTGCCACAACTGTGGTGCCGCGCTGCCGGCCGCGGCGACCCTTCCGGCCACCGAGCGCCGGGTGGTCACCGTGCTCTTCGGTGACCTGTCCGACTTCACCTCCTGGTCGGAGGACCTCGACCCGGAGCGGGTCGGCGCGGTCACCGACCGGGTGCTCGCGGCGCTGGCCGGCGCGGTCAAGACCTTCGGCGGGCACGTGGACAAGCTGACCGGCGATGGGATCATGGCGGTCTTCGGCGCGCCCGTGGCCCACGAGGACGATGCCGAACGGGCCGTGCGCGCCGCGCTGTCCATGCAGCGGGCGGTCCGCCGGGTGCTCGACGACGAGCGGGGCGGCGGCGCGCCGCTCGGCCTGCGGGTCGGCCTGAACACCGGAGACGTGATCGCCGGCATCCAGGCGGCCATCGAGTACACGGTCATCGGCGACACCGTCAACACCGCCGCCCGGCTGGCCGACGCCGCCGCCGTCGGTGCGGTCTACGCCGGCGCGCGGACCGCTGCCGCCACCCGGCACGTCGCGTCCTGGCGGGCGCTGCGCCCGTTGCGCCTGAAGGGCAAGCGCGAGCCGGTCGAGGCGTACGAGCTGCTGGGCCTGCTGGACGCTCCGGGCACCCGGTCCGGTCTCGGCGACGAGGCGCCCTTCGTCGGCCGGGAGACCGAGATCGGGCGGGCGGCCGGCCGGCTCGCCGAGGTGGTGGACCGCGGTGAGCCCCGGGTGCTGTTGATGACCGCCGAAGCGGGGATCGGCAAGTCCCGCTTCGCCGCCGAGGTGGAACGCCTCGCCGCCGGCTACGAGGTGGGCGCCGGGCGGTTCGCGGCGCACACCGGCGCCCGGGTGCTCTCGATCCGGTGCGCGGCGTTCGGCGAGCGGCGTCGGCTCGGGCCGCTGGCCGACCTGGTCCGGGCCGCCGTCGGCCTGCCCACCGACGCGGCCACCGCGCTGACCCGGCCAGCCGTCGAGGAGCGGCTGCGTCGGCTCGGTCAGCGGTTGGGCCGGGTCGGAGGCGGGCTCGCCCCGATCGCCACCGAGCATCTGCTGGCCCTCCTCGGGTATGCGGAGCTGCCCAGCGGCGTCCCCACCGACCAGGGCGAGTGGAGCCCCGCCGCCCAGGCAGCCGACGTCGACGCGATCCCGAACGCGGTCGCCGACCTGCTCAGCGCCCTCGCCGGTGAGGCACCCCTGGTGGTCGTCGTCGACGACCTGCACAACGCCACCACCGAGACGATCCGAGCGCTCGGCGTGAGCCTGTCCCGGCTCACCGGGCCGGCGTTGGTGTTGCTGCTCGGCCGCCCCGAGTTGGTCCGCACCGCGGGTGCCCTGACCTTGGTCGCCGACGCCGAGGTCCACGCGCTGCCGCCGCTGCGTGGTGCGGACGCGGCCCGGCTGCTCACCAGCTACCTCGGTGGTGGCCGGCTGCCGCAGGCCGACACCGACCGGCTGCTGGCCACCGCGTTGGGTAATCCGTTCTACCTCGCCGAGCTGGTCACGCTGCTGATGGAGCGTGGTGCGCTGACCGTCGGTGTCGGCAGCGGCTGGCGGCTCGCACCGGGCTCACTCGGTAGCCGGTTACTCTCCCGGGATCTCGCCGCCGTGCTCGCCGCGCGGATCGATGCGCTGCCGCCCGACGCCCGCTCGGTGTTGCGGGACGCGGCGGTGGTCGGGGATGACGTGCCGGCGGGCACCCTGGAGGCGCTGCGCGAACAGCGGACCGGAAGGGACGGTCGGCCGGCGGCCGTCGTCGCCGTCGAGCTGGAGCGCGCGGTCGAGGAGCTGCTGCAACGACGGATGCTGCATCGCACCCGCGTCGGCTACGCGTTCGCCACCCCGCTGATGCGGGAGGCGGCGTACGCCGGGGTGAGCAAGGCCGAACTGGCCGAACGGCACGCGGCGCTCGCCCGGTGGGCCGCCACCGACCCACCGGCCGGGGCGCCCGCGCCAGGCGGTTTCACCGAGGCGGCCCGGGACGACTTCGTGGCCGAACACGTCGAGCGGGCGACGGTGTTGGCCGACGCGGTGGGCCTGCGCCCGGACGCGTCGGCGCGGGTGGTGATCACGCTGGGCGTCGCCGCGCTGGGCCGCGCCGCCCGACGGTCGCTGAACGCCGGGGAGCCGGCGCTGGCCGTGGAGTACGCCGAACGCGCCGCCGAGCTGGCGCGGGGTGCTGTGCCGGCGGCCGACCGGGTGGTGCACGCGCGGGCGTTGCTCCAGGTCGGCCGGCCGACCGACGCGCTCGCCTTCGCCGAGAAGATCGCCGCCAACGCCGGTGACGAGGCGGCCACCCGGGCCGGCTCCCTGCTCCTCGCCGGCCAGGCCCACCAGACGATGGGCGACCAGGGCCGGGCGGTGACCTGCTGGCAGGAGGCGTTGCAGGTGGCCACCGCGCAGGGGTTGCCGGCGCTGCGCGCCTCGGCGATGCGCCGTCTCGGTATGGCTGACTTCATCGCCGGGCGGCTTGGCCAGGCGAGCAGTCGGCTCGCCGCGTCGTACCAGGTCAGCCTGACGGTGCAGGACCGCCGGGGGCAGGCCTGGTCGTTGCAGAACCTGGCCTGGGTCACCACCACCCGGGGCGACTTCGCCGGCACCGACGCGGTGCTGGGCCGGGCCGCTCGGCTCTTCGCCGAGTTGAAGGACCCGTACGGGCGGGCCTGGTTGCGCGGCACGACCGCGTTCGCCCGGCTGCTCGCCGGCAGGCTGCGGGAGGCCTGCCGGATGGCGCGGGTGTTTCTGCCCTTCGGCGAGCGGGTCGGTGAGGAGTGGGCGGTGGGCACGCTACGCGCGGTGGAGGCGTTCGCCACCGCCGAGCTGGGCGACCTGGCCGAGGCGGACCGGGCGGCCCGGCGGGCGTACCGGGACTTCGCCGCTGTCTCCGACGACTGGGGGCGCGGCTTCGCGCTGGTGGTGCGGGGTGTCATCGCGCGTGGCCTGGGCGAGCCGGAGCACGCCGCCGACCTCCTCACCGACGCCCTGGGGTATGCCGGGCGTACCTCGCATCCGCTGCTCACCGGCATGGCCGGCACGCTGCGCGGGTTCGTGGCGTTGGACATGGGTGACTTCGATCTCGCCGAGCGGGACGCCCGAGCGGTGCTGACCGCCGTCGAGCCGCACAACCCGCAGGCCCCCGCCCAGGCGGCGCCCCGGGTGCTGCTGGCCACCGCGCGGCTGGCCGCCGGTGACTCGGCGACCGCGGTCGGGCTGCTCGCCCCGGTGGCCACCGCCGCGTTCAATGCCCCGACACTGCTGTTCTCCCGGTGCCAGACGATGGCCCGGTACGGGTCCGCCCTACTCGCGCACGGCCAGTGGGAGCAGGCGTTGGACTGGGCGCGGCGGGCCGTCACCGTCCCGGCGGAGGATGTCCGCAGCCAGGTGGTCGCGGCCGGCGTGCTGGCCGAGGCGCTCGCCGCCGCCGGCCGGTTGGCCGAGGCGCGGGCCAGCGCCGAGGAGGCGGTACGCCTGGCGTACGCCACCGGGCAGCGCAGCGAACGCCGTGCCGCCGACGCCCTGCTCGCCCGCCTCACGTCGGGTTGA
- a CDS encoding MBL fold metallo-hydrolase gives MSGHFTAPAAALADELPGWVTLLRAPNPGPMTLDGTNTWVLRAVPGEPAVVVDPGPADEGHLAAIAAHRPVGLVLITHGHPDHTDGSTRLHDLLGGVPVRAVDAAHTIAAEPVGAGASPTIPGIELRLVPTPGHTSDSVCVLASYAGEQVVLTGDTILGRGTTVVAHPDGHLGDYLASLELLSTYVGIPALPGHGPALADCGAAAEFYLAHRRARLDQVRAALDAGANTATEVVAVVYADVDRSLWWAAEWSVRAQLEYLGRESGGADLGRESGGADLGLEQT, from the coding sequence ATGAGCGGGCACTTCACGGCACCGGCGGCGGCTCTCGCGGACGAACTGCCGGGATGGGTCACGCTGCTGCGGGCGCCCAACCCGGGGCCGATGACGCTCGACGGCACGAACACCTGGGTGTTGCGGGCCGTCCCCGGCGAGCCAGCTGTCGTGGTCGACCCGGGGCCGGCCGACGAGGGGCACCTCGCCGCGATCGCCGCGCACCGGCCGGTCGGGCTGGTGTTGATCACCCATGGCCATCCGGACCACACGGACGGATCGACGCGGCTGCACGACCTGCTCGGCGGGGTGCCGGTCCGTGCCGTCGACGCGGCGCACACCATTGCCGCGGAGCCGGTCGGCGCCGGCGCGTCGCCCACCATCCCCGGCATCGAGCTGCGGCTTGTTCCGACGCCCGGGCACACGAGTGACTCCGTTTGCGTCCTCGCCAGCTACGCCGGTGAGCAGGTCGTCCTCACCGGCGACACCATTCTGGGCCGTGGCACCACCGTCGTCGCCCACCCGGACGGGCACCTCGGGGACTACCTGGCCAGCCTGGAACTGCTCTCGACGTACGTCGGGATCCCGGCCCTGCCCGGGCACGGCCCGGCGTTGGCCGACTGCGGTGCCGCGGCGGAGTTCTACCTAGCCCACCGGCGGGCCCGGCTGGACCAGGTGCGGGCCGCGCTCGACGCTGGCGCCAATACCGCCACCGAGGTCGTCGCGGTCGTCTACGCGGACGTGGACCGCTCGTTGTGGTGGGCGGCGGAGTGGTCGGTCCGGGCGCAGTTGGAGTACCTGGGCCGGGAATCCGGCGGTGCCGACCTGGGCCGGGAATCCGGCGGTGCCGACCTGGGGTTGGAGCAGACGTGA
- a CDS encoding RidA family protein: MTGPHAKLAELGHELPDVVPPVASYVPAVQSGQHVYVSGQLPMAEGKLLASGKVGAGVSADQAKDLARRCALNALAAIDSLVGLENVVKVVKLTGFVASAPGFTGQPTVINGASDLFGAVFGEAGRHARSAVGVAELPLDAPVEVEVIVEVSA, from the coding sequence ATGACCGGGCCGCACGCGAAGCTCGCCGAGCTGGGGCACGAGCTGCCCGACGTGGTGCCCCCGGTGGCCAGTTACGTGCCGGCGGTGCAGTCCGGTCAGCACGTCTACGTCTCCGGCCAGCTACCGATGGCCGAGGGCAAGCTGCTGGCGAGCGGCAAGGTCGGCGCCGGTGTCTCCGCCGACCAGGCCAAGGACTTGGCACGGCGGTGCGCGCTCAACGCGCTCGCCGCGATCGACTCGCTGGTGGGTCTGGAGAACGTCGTCAAGGTCGTCAAGCTGACCGGGTTCGTCGCCAGCGCCCCCGGATTCACCGGCCAACCCACCGTCATCAACGGCGCGTCTGACTTGTTCGGCGCCGTCTTCGGTGAAGCCGGCCGCCATGCCCGCAGCGCGGTGGGCGTGGCCGAGCTCCCGCTCGACGCCCCGGTCGAGGTCGAGGTGATCGTCGAGGTCTCCGCCTAG
- a CDS encoding DUF4177 domain-containing protein, translated as MQKWEYATVPLLVHATKQILDNWGEDGWELVSVVPGPNPEQLVAYLKRAKA; from the coding sequence ATGCAGAAGTGGGAATATGCCACGGTCCCGCTGCTGGTCCACGCGACCAAGCAGATCCTCGACAACTGGGGCGAGGACGGCTGGGAACTGGTGTCCGTGGTTCCCGGCCCGAACCCGGAGCAGCTCGTCGCCTACCTGAAGCGGGCGAAGGCATGA
- a CDS encoding ArsA-related P-loop ATPase — translation MGAASGQDEPAGAQWPGRLHVVTGKGGTGKTSVAAALALALAAGGQRTLLVEVEGRQGIAQLFGADPFPYAERHLTDAPDGGEVRVLAVDAEEALLEYLDMFYKLGGAGRALRKLGAIDFATTIAPGLRDVLLTGKVKEATTRTLGQRRAYDAVVLDAPPTGRIGRFLNVTAETARLARVGPIKTQSEGVATLLRSPTTAVHVVTLLEEMPVQETVDAIAELTSLGFPVGRVIVNAARPPLPVGQAVTAAELARGLRAAGLSADERTVTGLTAEARDQVVRRELEDSLRTDLVELGRPLVELPLLPDGVDRAGLDRLAEALVRAD, via the coding sequence GTGGGAGCAGCGAGCGGACAGGACGAGCCGGCCGGCGCGCAGTGGCCGGGTCGCCTCCACGTGGTGACCGGCAAGGGCGGCACCGGCAAGACGAGCGTGGCTGCGGCGCTGGCCCTGGCGCTGGCCGCTGGCGGCCAGCGCACACTGCTGGTCGAGGTCGAGGGGCGCCAGGGCATCGCCCAGCTCTTCGGTGCCGACCCGTTCCCGTACGCCGAGCGGCACCTGACCGACGCCCCCGACGGCGGCGAGGTGCGGGTCCTCGCGGTGGACGCGGAGGAGGCCCTGCTCGAATACCTGGACATGTTCTACAAGCTGGGCGGGGCTGGTCGGGCGCTGCGCAAGCTCGGCGCCATCGACTTCGCCACCACCATCGCCCCCGGCCTGCGCGATGTGCTGCTCACCGGCAAGGTCAAGGAGGCCACCACCCGCACCCTCGGCCAGCGGCGGGCGTACGACGCGGTGGTGCTGGACGCACCGCCCACCGGGCGGATCGGCCGCTTCCTGAACGTGACCGCCGAGACCGCTCGGCTCGCCCGGGTCGGCCCGATCAAGACCCAGAGCGAGGGCGTCGCCACGCTGCTGCGGTCACCGACGACCGCCGTGCACGTGGTGACGCTGCTGGAGGAGATGCCGGTCCAGGAGACGGTCGACGCGATCGCCGAGCTGACCTCGCTCGGCTTCCCGGTCGGGCGGGTGATCGTCAATGCCGCCCGGCCACCGCTGCCGGTCGGGCAGGCGGTCACCGCGGCCGAGCTGGCCCGTGGGCTGCGCGCCGCCGGGCTGTCCGCCGACGAGCGGACCGTCACCGGGCTGACCGCGGAGGCGCGCGACCAGGTCGTCCGACGCGAGCTGGAGGACTCGCTGCGGACCGACCTGGTGGAGCTGGGGCGCCCCCTGGTCGAGCTGCCGCTGTTGCCCGACGGGGTGGACCGGGCCGGGCTGGACCGGCTGGCCGAGGCGCTCGTCCGGGCGGATTGA
- a CDS encoding ArsA-related P-loop ATPase translates to MVPSDNVAPPLDVDRILADPGVRIVVCCGAGGVGKTTTAAALALRAAEEHGRRAVVLTIDPARRLAQSLGLTELDNTPRQVKGIDVEASGGELHAMMLDMKRTFDDVVLQHTDPAKAAEIFANPFYAAMSSTFAGTQEYMAMEKLGQLHARGEWDLIVVDTPPSRSALDFLDAPARLSRFLDGRMLRLLLAPARTGGRSMFTFVTAGFGMFSRVVQRVLGAQLLTDLSGFVAALDSMFGGFRQRAEQTYRILQARETAFLLVAAPEPDAVREAAYFAGRLREEQMPLAGLVLNRVHRPAVAELDAAESLAAAERLAGMGGHEGTVEVLRAHAALAQLAVREQRVAARFTEAFPTVPAVSVSAQPADVHDVDGLRTIGAAISRG, encoded by the coding sequence TTGGTGCCTTCCGACAACGTGGCGCCGCCGCTGGACGTCGACCGGATCCTCGCCGATCCGGGCGTACGGATCGTGGTCTGCTGCGGAGCGGGCGGGGTGGGCAAGACGACCACCGCCGCCGCGCTCGCGCTGCGGGCCGCGGAGGAGCACGGCCGACGTGCGGTCGTGCTCACCATCGATCCGGCCCGCCGGCTGGCCCAGTCGCTCGGGCTGACCGAGCTGGACAACACCCCGCGCCAGGTCAAGGGGATCGACGTGGAGGCCAGCGGCGGCGAGTTGCACGCCATGATGCTCGACATGAAGCGCACCTTCGACGACGTGGTGCTCCAGCACACCGATCCGGCGAAGGCGGCGGAGATCTTCGCCAACCCGTTCTACGCGGCCATGAGTTCCACCTTCGCCGGCACGCAGGAGTACATGGCGATGGAGAAGCTCGGGCAGCTGCACGCGCGGGGCGAGTGGGACCTGATCGTGGTGGACACCCCGCCGTCCCGCTCGGCACTGGACTTCCTCGACGCGCCGGCCCGGCTCTCCCGCTTCCTGGACGGGCGGATGCTGCGGCTGTTGCTCGCGCCGGCGCGTACCGGCGGCCGGAGCATGTTCACCTTCGTCACCGCCGGCTTCGGGATGTTCTCGAGGGTCGTGCAGCGGGTGCTGGGCGCCCAACTGCTGACCGACCTGTCCGGCTTCGTCGCGGCACTCGACTCGATGTTCGGCGGCTTCCGGCAGCGGGCGGAGCAGACGTACCGCATCCTGCAGGCCCGAGAGACGGCGTTTCTGCTGGTCGCGGCGCCGGAGCCGGACGCCGTCCGGGAGGCCGCGTATTTCGCGGGGCGGTTACGGGAGGAGCAGATGCCGCTGGCCGGCTTGGTGCTCAACCGGGTCCACCGGCCGGCCGTGGCGGAACTCGACGCGGCCGAGAGCCTGGCCGCCGCCGAGCGACTGGCCGGGATGGGCGGCCACGAGGGCACCGTCGAGGTGCTGCGAGCCCACGCCGCACTGGCCCAGTTGGCGGTACGCGAGCAGCGGGTGGCCGCGCGGTTCACCGAGGCATTCCCGACCGTGCCCGCGGTTTCGGTCAGCGCACAACCCGCCGACGTGCACGACGTCGACGGGCTGCGGACGATCGGTGCGGCGATCAGCCGCGGGTGA
- a CDS encoding WhiB family transcriptional regulator: MGMITDWPSLAACQNGDPDALFVQGAEQNVAKRICRSCPVRYECLADALDNRIEFGVWGGMTERERRALLRRHPQVTSWRKMFEAAMRKNAKEKADKDKVLAATVG, translated from the coding sequence ATGGGCATGATCACTGACTGGCCGTCGCTGGCGGCATGTCAGAACGGGGACCCGGACGCGTTGTTCGTACAGGGCGCCGAACAGAACGTGGCGAAGCGGATCTGCCGAAGCTGCCCAGTCCGCTACGAATGCCTGGCCGACGCGCTGGACAACCGGATCGAGTTCGGGGTGTGGGGTGGCATGACCGAACGCGAACGCCGGGCCCTGCTGCGCCGCCACCCGCAGGTCACGAGCTGGCGAAAGATGTTCGAGGCCGCGATGCGAAAGAACGCCAAGGAGAAGGCCGACAAGGACAAGGTCCTGGCCGCAACCGTCGGCTGA
- a CDS encoding transglycosylase domain-containing protein, with protein sequence MRKRDHNVLTNAASLLICGLLAGVVVAAAAFPAVAMSGLAAKAGAETFGALPNELTVSRAPQKSYLYASDGKTALATMYDENRRDVKLKDIAPVMRKAIIAAEDHDFYEHNGVDLNGVARAFINNRSGNDRQGASTLTMQYVRLAIAYSASHPADVVAATEDTSARKLREMRYALQIDKELSKDEILERYLNIAAFGNGAYGIHAASQVYFAKKPSELTIDQAAMLAGLVKAPSAFNPATPSGRPQAVARRDYVINNMHEIGAITKEEADKAKAVELKVVGKRAPNGCVDAAKREWGFFCDYFYRWWMSQEAFGSTTYDRERRLKSGGFHIITTMEPQVQNAADTAVRKNLGVDSRAARMVAVVEPGSGRVRALSVNRNYKLDDPDNPANKPHSDPKRRKEGKRGNYPNTVNPLLSGGDGIIGYQAGSTFKMFTIVAALEKDIPLGYTINAPKQFRSDYVIRRNAPAACRGTHFYCPTNATSSMAGIHNMWSAFGRSVNTYFVPLQQQVGAEDVVKAAKKLGITFRAQEDLDLEKGAHQWGAFTLGVSQTTPLELANAYATLAADGTYCSPIPVQEIRDPEGRKLAIANPRCEQRVSTEVARGAVDAARCPVGDRSATSKCTGATARQVKSTVQAPVAGKSGTTDSEKTASLVAMTKQYAVAGIMADPDWPQTTQKMKHEDKKGINPPVYETLRDAMKGKPRIEFTSPGNKIREGDQRSIPGVKCQSIDTARSRIKGAGFEPVVSTTKVTSNCPAGTAAGTSPAGRTIKGGVVTIQVSSGPARNPDTGQPSTPPSNPGTPPSNPGTPPTNPGRPPDRPGG encoded by the coding sequence ATGCGGAAACGTGACCACAATGTGCTGACCAACGCCGCATCGCTGCTCATCTGTGGCCTGCTGGCCGGCGTGGTGGTCGCTGCGGCGGCCTTCCCCGCAGTGGCGATGTCCGGCCTGGCCGCGAAGGCCGGCGCCGAGACCTTCGGCGCACTGCCCAACGAGTTGACGGTTTCCCGCGCACCGCAGAAGAGCTACCTCTACGCGTCGGACGGCAAGACCGCGCTGGCGACCATGTACGACGAGAACCGCCGCGACGTGAAGCTCAAGGACATTGCGCCGGTCATGCGAAAGGCGATCATCGCCGCCGAGGACCACGACTTCTACGAGCACAACGGGGTCGACCTCAACGGCGTCGCCCGCGCCTTCATCAACAACCGCTCCGGCAACGACCGGCAGGGCGCCTCGACGCTGACCATGCAGTACGTCCGACTCGCCATCGCCTACTCGGCCTCCCACCCGGCGGACGTGGTCGCGGCCACCGAGGACACCAGCGCGCGCAAGCTGCGCGAGATGCGCTACGCGCTCCAGATCGACAAGGAGCTCTCCAAAGACGAGATCCTGGAGCGGTACCTGAACATCGCGGCGTTCGGCAACGGCGCGTACGGCATCCACGCCGCCAGCCAGGTCTACTTCGCCAAGAAGCCGAGCGAGCTCACCATCGATCAGGCGGCGATGCTCGCCGGCCTGGTCAAGGCCCCGAGCGCCTTCAACCCGGCCACGCCCAGCGGCCGTCCGCAGGCGGTGGCCCGGCGCGACTACGTCATCAACAACATGCACGAGATCGGCGCCATCACCAAGGAGGAGGCCGACAAGGCCAAGGCTGTCGAGCTGAAGGTCGTCGGCAAGCGGGCCCCGAACGGCTGCGTCGACGCCGCCAAGAGGGAGTGGGGCTTCTTCTGCGACTACTTCTACCGCTGGTGGATGTCGCAGGAGGCGTTCGGTTCGACCACGTACGACCGGGAGCGGCGGCTGAAGAGCGGCGGCTTCCACATCATCACCACGATGGAACCCCAGGTCCAGAACGCCGCCGATACCGCCGTCCGCAAGAACCTCGGCGTCGACAGCAGGGCCGCCCGGATGGTCGCCGTGGTCGAGCCCGGCAGTGGCCGGGTCCGTGCGCTCTCGGTCAACCGCAACTACAAGCTCGACGACCCGGACAACCCCGCCAACAAGCCGCACAGCGACCCGAAGCGGCGCAAGGAGGGCAAGCGGGGTAACTATCCCAACACGGTGAACCCGCTGCTCAGCGGCGGTGACGGCATCATCGGATATCAGGCCGGCTCGACGTTCAAGATGTTCACCATCGTCGCGGCACTGGAAAAGGACATCCCGCTCGGCTACACGATCAACGCTCCGAAGCAGTTCAGGTCCGACTACGTCATCCGGAGAAACGCCCCCGCGGCCTGCCGGGGCACCCACTTCTACTGCCCGACCAACGCCACCAGCAGCATGGCCGGCATCCACAACATGTGGAGCGCCTTCGGCCGCTCGGTGAACACCTACTTCGTCCCGCTCCAGCAGCAGGTCGGCGCGGAGGACGTGGTCAAGGCCGCCAAGAAGCTCGGCATCACCTTCCGCGCCCAGGAGGACCTCGACCTGGAGAAGGGCGCACACCAGTGGGGCGCCTTCACCCTCGGCGTCTCCCAGACGACACCGCTGGAACTGGCCAACGCGTACGCGACCCTCGCGGCGGACGGCACGTACTGCTCGCCCATCCCGGTGCAGGAGATCCGGGACCCGGAGGGCAGGAAACTCGCCATCGCCAACCCGCGGTGCGAGCAGCGGGTGAGCACCGAGGTGGCCCGTGGGGCGGTGGACGCCGCCCGCTGCCCGGTCGGCGACCGCTCGGCAACCTCGAAGTGCACTGGCGCGACCGCCCGTCAGGTGAAGAGCACCGTGCAGGCCCCGGTGGCCGGCAAGTCCGGCACCACCGACTCGGAAAAGACCGCCTCGCTGGTCGCAATGACCAAGCAGTACGCGGTGGCCGGGATCATGGCCGACCCAGACTGGCCGCAGACGACCCAGAAGATGAAGCACGAAGACAAGAAGGGCATCAACCCGCCGGTATACGAGACGCTGCGGGACGCGATGAAGGGAAAACCGCGGATCGAATTCACCTCACCCGGCAACAAGATTCGCGAGGGGGATCAGCGCTCCATCCCCGGCGTCAAGTGCCAGTCGATCGACACCGCGCGCAGCCGGATCAAGGGCGCCGGCTTCGAACCGGTCGTCTCCACCACCAAGGTTACGTCGAACTGCCCGGCCGGCACGGCCGCCGGCACCAGCCCGGCAGGCCGCACCATCAAGGGCGGTGTCGTGACGATCCAGGTCAGCTCCGGCCCGGCCAGGAACCCGGACACCGGTCAGCCCAGCACCCCGCCGTCCAACCCCGGTACCCCGCCGTCCAACCCCGGCACGCCGCCGACCAACCCCGGCCGCCCGCCGGACCGCCCCGGCGGCTGA
- a CDS encoding GatB/YqeY domain-containing protein, producing the protein MSTLKDRLTADMRTALKARDELTTSTLRMALAAVGTAEVAGKAKRELTDDEVLAVLTREAKKRREAATAFTEAGRAEQAAKETAEGEVLERYLPKQLSDEELAEVVAGALAAGGFAGRAQMGPAMRAVQAAVAGRAEGGRVAGEVRRQVAG; encoded by the coding sequence ATGAGCACGTTGAAGGACCGTCTGACCGCGGACATGCGTACCGCGCTGAAGGCACGCGACGAGCTGACCACCTCCACCCTGCGGATGGCGCTCGCGGCGGTAGGCACCGCCGAGGTCGCCGGTAAGGCCAAGCGCGAGCTCACCGACGACGAGGTGCTCGCGGTGCTGACCAGGGAGGCGAAGAAGCGTCGGGAGGCCGCGACGGCCTTCACCGAGGCCGGGCGCGCAGAGCAGGCCGCGAAGGAAACCGCCGAGGGTGAGGTGCTGGAGCGCTACCTGCCGAAGCAGCTGTCCGACGAGGAACTGGCCGAGGTGGTCGCGGGGGCGCTCGCTGCGGGCGGCTTTGCCGGAAGGGCCCAGATGGGTCCGGCCATGAGGGCCGTCCAGGCGGCGGTGGCCGGTCGGGCGGAGGGCGGCCGGGTCGCCGGCGAGGTGCGCCGGCAGGTCGCCGGCTGA